The bacterium genome has a segment encoding these proteins:
- a CDS encoding Zn-dependent alcohol dehydrogenase, whose translation MKAAVVYEAKEPIDVVEFTSGSVGPHDVRVRVGASGLCHSDVAVQTGDLPFPLPMILGHEGAGVVEEVGSEVTTCQVGDHVVLSALIHCGVCRNCLKGRPNLCTANLELTFPGTDAADGAPRMADSNGRGLYQFSAIGTLAEELVCNERRAIPIPDDVPLEIAAMTGCGVLTGTSAVFNRAKVQPGSSVVVIGCGGVGLNVIQAAALAGASTIIGVDLHDDKLSMAQGFGATNLVKNESAEATVEQIFELTGGEGADYAFEVVGIPALVSLAWDCLRQDGTVVAIGVQAAGAITELPGLEFCMTEKTLMGCVYGTSRPTTDIPMLVEMYRQGQLEIEKLITHRFDLEEINGAVEKMEDGHNARGVVVF comes from the coding sequence ATGAAAGCTGCCGTCGTCTACGAGGCCAAAGAGCCAATCGATGTCGTCGAATTCACCTCTGGATCCGTCGGCCCCCACGATGTGCGGGTCAGGGTCGGGGCCAGTGGGCTGTGCCACTCCGATGTCGCGGTGCAGACCGGGGATTTGCCGTTTCCGCTTCCCATGATCCTCGGCCATGAGGGCGCAGGCGTGGTTGAGGAAGTCGGCAGTGAGGTAACCACCTGCCAGGTGGGTGACCACGTAGTGCTGTCGGCTCTTATCCACTGCGGCGTGTGCCGGAATTGCCTGAAGGGCCGGCCCAACCTGTGTACCGCGAATCTGGAGTTGACGTTTCCCGGCACCGACGCCGCTGATGGCGCCCCCCGCATGGCTGACTCGAATGGCCGGGGACTTTATCAGTTCTCAGCCATCGGCACCCTTGCAGAGGAGCTTGTCTGCAACGAGCGGCGGGCTATTCCGATTCCCGACGACGTGCCGCTGGAGATTGCCGCCATGACCGGTTGCGGCGTTCTCACCGGCACATCGGCGGTATTCAATCGGGCCAAAGTCCAACCGGGCTCCTCCGTGGTGGTGATCGGTTGCGGCGGCGTGGGGCTCAACGTGATTCAAGCTGCCGCGCTCGCTGGGGCCAGCACCATCATCGGCGTTGACCTTCACGACGACAAGTTGTCTATGGCTCAGGGCTTTGGGGCCACCAATCTGGTCAAGAACGAGAGTGCTGAAGCCACCGTGGAGCAGATCTTCGAACTCACCGGCGGCGAAGGTGCCGACTATGCCTTCGAAGTGGTCGGCATACCTGCGTTGGTGAGCCTGGCCTGGGACTGCTTGCGCCAAGACGGCACTGTGGTGGCCATCGGCGTCCAAGCCGCTGGAGCGATCACCGAACTTCCCGGCCTCGAATTCTGCATGACGGAGAAGACCCTCATGGGCTGCGTGTACGGCACATCGCGGCCGACAACGGACATTCCGATGCTGGTTGAGATGTACCGCCAGGGCCAACTGGAGATTGAGAAGCTAATCACCCACCGATTCGATCTCGAGGAAATCAACGGCGCCGTTGAGAAGATGGAAGACGGCCACAACGCCCGCGGGGTCGTCGTATTCTGA
- a CDS encoding neocarzinostatin apoprotein domain-containing protein has translation MLDSMGRAVAIICVFALSAVLLVSCGSSGNQTPETPGDVSEVDTASDPTPSAEATGSDQTDKDSDGTTDPVAPSAPPKEPEEAADEPAPIVSGLGYIEETFVDHDRATPPSGNDPSKDSRTLRTLLVYPAAVDGSATSPVENAQPAGGPYPLVLLAHGLSGYPEGYGKFLAAIASGGYVVAAPEFPRSSRFNPGGADAGDTGSQPGDLSFLIDTVVQLGADPRWPLANMVDSSKIAAIGHSNGAITVLGIGANSCCRDERVDAVVPMAGPPAPFEGEYDFTDTPPILIIHGTKDPLILYATSPKLFNDISAIKGLLTLEGGDHGSWLGSDSDLFGDVVTTTLDFLAVAFDGDEQAATRLQQPRSSPSADLVFAAEANSGLTVEFEVPELSRQASAEPTTGLVDGQTVVVTWSGFLPEQTVNILQCSQGGIEGSGVCDFSNARILHPNPTGEGSVELTIIVGAVGSGICDANVDDCVIAINDSGLQDPEATIRIPLSFAR, from the coding sequence ATGTTGGACTCGATGGGCCGTGCTGTGGCCATCATTTGCGTCTTTGCTCTGAGTGCAGTCCTGCTGGTGTCGTGCGGATCGTCTGGTAATCAAACGCCCGAAACGCCAGGGGACGTCTCAGAAGTCGACACTGCCTCGGACCCCACCCCTTCCGCGGAGGCCACTGGCTCCGATCAGACAGACAAAGACTCGGATGGAACCACAGATCCCGTCGCCCCGTCGGCTCCTCCTAAAGAGCCGGAAGAGGCCGCGGACGAGCCAGCCCCGATTGTTTCCGGACTCGGCTACATCGAGGAGACTTTCGTTGATCACGACCGGGCCACTCCGCCTAGCGGCAACGATCCGAGCAAAGACAGCCGTACCCTTCGGACCCTCCTGGTCTATCCGGCCGCGGTGGATGGCTCAGCCACCAGCCCTGTAGAGAATGCCCAGCCAGCAGGCGGCCCGTATCCGTTAGTCCTGCTGGCCCACGGGCTGAGCGGCTACCCGGAGGGATATGGAAAGTTCCTGGCCGCAATCGCTTCAGGCGGATACGTCGTCGCCGCCCCTGAATTTCCCCGCAGTTCGAGATTCAATCCTGGTGGTGCTGACGCGGGCGATACCGGATCTCAACCGGGCGATTTGAGCTTTCTGATCGACACCGTCGTCCAACTCGGCGCCGACCCCCGATGGCCGCTGGCCAACATGGTAGATAGCAGCAAGATCGCGGCAATCGGGCATTCCAATGGGGCGATCACCGTGCTGGGAATCGGCGCCAACAGCTGTTGTCGCGACGAGCGGGTTGATGCGGTGGTGCCCATGGCAGGTCCGCCGGCACCGTTTGAGGGTGAATACGACTTCACCGACACACCGCCAATCTTGATAATCCACGGCACCAAAGACCCCCTGATTCTTTACGCAACCTCACCGAAGCTGTTCAACGACATTTCAGCGATCAAGGGCCTGTTGACTCTTGAAGGCGGAGACCACGGTTCTTGGCTGGGGTCGGACAGCGACTTATTTGGCGACGTTGTCACCACCACATTGGATTTCTTGGCCGTGGCTTTCGATGGCGACGAGCAGGCCGCCACCCGCTTGCAACAGCCCCGCTCATCTCCCAGCGCCGATCTGGTATTCGCCGCCGAGGCGAACTCCGGTCTAACCGTGGAGTTCGAGGTGCCCGAGCTCAGCCGTCAGGCATCGGCTGAGCCGACAACCGGCTTGGTCGACGGACAGACCGTGGTGGTCACCTGGAGCGGGTTCCTCCCCGAACAGACCGTGAATATTCTCCAGTGCTCGCAAGGCGGCATCGAGGGCTCAGGAGTCTGCGACTTCTCCAACGCCAGAATCCTGCATCCCAATCCCACCGGCGAAGGCTCGGTGGAGCTGACAATCATCGTCGGGGCGGTTGGCAGCGGCATCTGTGATGCCAACGTCGACGATTGCGTGATCGCGATCAACGACTCCGGCCTCCAAGATCCCGAGGCCACGATCCGAATTCCCCTCAGCTTTGCTCGCTAG
- a CDS encoding cytochrome P450, which produces MADRLLDTVDPAGFDLMTDYAQPLSAGSLATVLGLDAHGFDKMLTWCEGLCTDLANFENDPDLTAIGEQTKAELGAAIAERIDSAGDDDSAISWFVQEGATPEEIVNNVRLMISGGINEPRDGIGMVTWVLLTRPDLKSQIGAAQAKLRRLIEEVFRVYSPVGTITRQATQDLELDGTPIRAGDLVSGVLRSINLDESHWTNPTEIDLDRREGTHAAFALGTHRCLGEWLGHQEVRVGAERLFARFPDLVLEPDQQIEIHGFEFRGPRSVRVSG; this is translated from the coding sequence ATGGCTGATCGATTGCTGGATACCGTTGATCCGGCGGGGTTCGATCTGATGACCGACTATGCCCAGCCGCTGTCGGCAGGATCGTTGGCCACCGTGCTCGGACTCGACGCGCACGGCTTCGACAAGATGTTGACGTGGTGTGAGGGTTTGTGTACCGACCTGGCCAACTTCGAGAACGACCCGGACCTGACCGCCATTGGTGAGCAGACTAAAGCTGAGCTCGGTGCAGCCATCGCCGAGCGGATCGATTCGGCTGGCGACGATGATTCGGCCATCTCGTGGTTCGTTCAGGAGGGGGCGACGCCAGAGGAGATCGTTAACAACGTGCGACTGATGATCTCTGGAGGCATCAACGAGCCCCGGGACGGCATTGGCATGGTGACCTGGGTTCTCCTGACTCGCCCCGACCTCAAGTCTCAGATTGGTGCAGCCCAGGCCAAGCTACGCCGCCTCATCGAGGAGGTATTCCGCGTGTACAGCCCAGTGGGAACAATCACCCGCCAAGCCACGCAGGATCTTGAATTGGATGGCACGCCAATCCGGGCCGGAGACCTGGTGAGCGGGGTGCTGCGGTCTATTAACCTTGACGAGTCCCATTGGACCAACCCGACGGAGATCGACCTCGACCGCCGAGAGGGCACCCACGCCGCATTCGCCCTCGGCACCCACCGCTGTCTGGGAGAGTGGCTCGGCCACCAAGAAGTGCGAGTAGGGGCCGAGCGCCTTTTCGCCCGCTTTCCTGATCTAGTTTTGGAACCGGACCAGCAGATCGAGATCCACGGCTTCGAATTCCGCGGCCCTCGTTCTGTTCGGGTTAGCGGCTAG
- a CDS encoding SDR family oxidoreductase, with translation MRLEGKVAIVTGAGGAGVGGLGVVYARALASEGASVVVADIDGEAAVEVAEAIAATGARAIGVRCDVASGDDIDAMVQVAVDAFGGVDILVNNAGLARGKWSEALILSAEEWMEILAVNTVAPIMCAKVCAESMRGRGGGVVVNQSSNGALMDAGAYTVSKLALNGVTRVLADEFADDNIRVNGIAPGMMTAKLPEKQVQTLLARQTVRRQGQPEDLVGLLLYLCSDESSFMNGQTVVVDGGMARSPKN, from the coding sequence ATGAGACTTGAAGGCAAAGTGGCCATTGTCACCGGTGCGGGGGGCGCTGGCGTTGGAGGTTTGGGGGTCGTCTACGCCCGGGCGCTGGCCAGCGAAGGTGCATCGGTTGTTGTTGCTGACATCGACGGCGAGGCCGCAGTAGAAGTTGCTGAAGCAATTGCGGCAACCGGGGCTCGGGCCATTGGTGTTCGGTGCGATGTTGCGTCAGGAGACGACATCGATGCCATGGTGCAGGTCGCCGTCGACGCGTTTGGCGGGGTGGACATCCTGGTCAACAACGCCGGGCTGGCCCGGGGGAAATGGAGTGAGGCGTTGATCCTGTCCGCCGAAGAATGGATGGAGATTCTGGCCGTGAACACGGTTGCGCCGATCATGTGCGCCAAGGTCTGTGCTGAGTCAATGCGCGGCCGCGGCGGCGGCGTCGTCGTCAACCAGTCGTCAAACGGAGCGCTGATGGACGCCGGTGCCTACACGGTGTCAAAACTCGCCCTCAACGGGGTCACTCGGGTCTTGGCCGACGAGTTTGCCGACGACAACATCAGGGTCAACGGCATCGCACCGGGCATGATGACTGCGAAGCTCCCGGAGAAGCAGGTCCAGACCCTGCTGGCTCGCCAAACCGTAAGACGACAAGGGCAACCCGAAGATCTGGTCGGGTTGCTGCTGTACCTCTGCTCGGACGAGTCGAGCTTCATGAACGGCCAGACCGTGGTGGTCGATGGCGGCATGGCCCGCAGCCCGAAGAATTGA
- a CDS encoding TetR/AcrR family transcriptional regulator, which translates to MGESSKLRKYRSDHEDLNTNSRSAIIEAGRVLFLSQGIASTTMGDIAEQAGVSRVTVYRHFPECGAIAFEVYNLMLDSILEATRAEVPSGVSGLDAGRHCVNALFAAYATQESAFRYCGAFSSYYATEDRSDEQAEWYDAREFRGLADACGQFFGSQLDQETADRLMALTDAATSGLCSLALAGSPLNQANVEPRLRNLQEMILGYFDNL; encoded by the coding sequence ATGGGTGAGTCCAGCAAGCTCCGAAAATACCGCTCCGACCACGAGGACCTGAACACCAACAGCCGCTCAGCGATCATTGAGGCCGGGCGGGTGTTGTTCCTCAGCCAGGGGATTGCCTCCACCACCATGGGCGATATCGCCGAGCAAGCCGGCGTCAGCAGGGTCACGGTGTACCGCCACTTCCCCGAGTGCGGCGCCATCGCCTTTGAGGTGTACAACCTGATGCTCGACTCGATCCTGGAGGCCACGCGAGCAGAAGTTCCTTCTGGAGTCAGCGGCCTCGACGCGGGCCGCCACTGCGTGAATGCACTCTTCGCGGCTTATGCCACGCAAGAGTCTGCCTTTCGCTATTGCGGGGCGTTCAGTTCCTACTACGCAACCGAGGACCGCTCCGATGAGCAGGCAGAGTGGTACGACGCTCGGGAGTTTCGAGGACTAGCGGACGCTTGTGGCCAGTTCTTCGGCTCTCAACTCGACCAGGAGACGGCTGACCGCCTAATGGCGCTCACCGATGCCGCTACCAGCGGTCTGTGCAGCCTGGCTTTGGCCGGCTCTCCTCTGAACCAAGCCAATGTTGAGCCCCGACTCCGCAATCTCCAAGAGATGATTCTGGGTTACTTCGACAATCTCTAA
- a CDS encoding TauD/TfdA family dioxygenase, producing the protein MEIRQLAGALGAEVLGLDLTSEVSDTEFASVRDALHQSGVICIRDQGAMTPEDQLAFAGNWGEISIHPYVPSIEGYPGIMKIYDPNPITQTWHSDSTHMRHPHAYTLLLARVLPKVGGDTMFASAVKAFESLSPGLQEALRALSAVHEGTSRAAEAGLEHEAVVAVHPMVRAHPDTGAEALFVNDNYVTRIDGWTPAESRPLLEFLYGVIGRYENTYRHRWRHGDLVVWDNRSTQHAVVGDVAGEERVLHRVTIASSASDG; encoded by the coding sequence ATGGAGATTCGGCAGTTGGCAGGGGCACTCGGCGCAGAAGTGCTGGGGCTGGATCTGACCAGCGAGGTCTCCGACACCGAATTCGCGTCGGTACGGGATGCGCTCCACCAAAGCGGCGTCATCTGCATTCGCGACCAGGGAGCCATGACCCCTGAAGACCAACTGGCCTTTGCCGGGAATTGGGGGGAGATTTCTATCCATCCTTACGTGCCCTCTATTGAGGGCTACCCGGGGATCATGAAGATCTACGATCCAAACCCCATCACCCAGACCTGGCACTCCGACTCAACCCATATGCGGCACCCCCATGCCTACACTCTGCTGTTGGCTCGGGTATTGCCCAAGGTGGGCGGCGACACCATGTTCGCCTCCGCCGTCAAGGCATTCGAATCGCTGTCCCCAGGGCTTCAGGAGGCACTCCGGGCGCTCTCTGCTGTACACGAGGGAACCAGCCGGGCTGCTGAAGCCGGGCTGGAGCATGAGGCGGTCGTCGCCGTCCACCCAATGGTACGGGCTCATCCTGACACTGGGGCAGAGGCGCTGTTCGTCAACGACAACTATGTGACCCGGATCGATGGGTGGACTCCCGCGGAGAGCCGCCCGCTTCTGGAGTTCCTCTACGGAGTAATCGGCCGCTACGAGAACACCTACCGACATCGCTGGCGCCACGGCGACCTGGTGGTATGGGACAACCGATCTACCCAACACGCCGTCGTGGGCGATGTGGCCGGCGAAGAGCGAGTCCTCCACCGGGTGACGATTGCCAGCAGCGCTTCTGACGGGTGA
- a CDS encoding acyl-CoA dehydrogenase family protein, which produces MRLTALRLSPDLLSWREEIRDFLAAEMAPKKVFGHVDPTDLTGLDLEFEQRHQREAARRGFLAVSLPEADGGRGCSRAWKHVYDLEAAYHGAPSIDTGVTLCGYVLSQFGTPAQKSRWLAPMVSGEMLGAIAYSEAGAGNSLAAITTTGVRSSNGWDLSGTKSHITGAHKADLAVVLAVTDPEENARSAMTMFLVPLDAPGVEVRRRPTINRWTLCDINLGQVRLGDDSVLGEVGQGWSQVMAAVVAERGSLAHYGWAELWLQRLPAAIPSWERSRLHTAAARVRAFCQRLIDLEETGQAVGYQASVVKVASTELLQDIARTARTWAVPGETDWTAMFDQGPTYTYDALEAIHPSISVGANETHRDMIATALLDSDLSVSLPLPNVADDPVLAACVEMAADARQLLARTARHALHRPLYGRQVQDFQAARHRFVDMAIAVEAMELTVAEAAHSPTGVARDYLVSAAKVTGNEALLDVIEGAHQLHGADGYYEDHFLAPFALRAWSAQSRGGTTAEHSERLARLTASQTDH; this is translated from the coding sequence ATGCGGCTGACAGCACTCCGATTGAGCCCAGATTTGCTCTCATGGCGAGAAGAGATCCGGGATTTCTTGGCTGCGGAGATGGCGCCCAAGAAGGTGTTTGGCCATGTCGACCCCACCGATCTGACCGGTCTCGACCTGGAATTCGAACAGCGACACCAAAGGGAGGCAGCTCGTCGGGGCTTTTTGGCTGTCTCATTGCCCGAAGCCGATGGGGGCCGCGGCTGCTCTCGAGCATGGAAGCACGTATACGACCTGGAGGCTGCCTACCACGGTGCGCCTTCCATCGACACCGGAGTGACCCTGTGCGGCTATGTGCTCTCTCAATTCGGAACTCCTGCCCAGAAGTCCCGGTGGCTAGCCCCGATGGTCTCTGGCGAAATGCTTGGCGCAATCGCGTACAGCGAGGCCGGCGCGGGCAACAGCCTGGCAGCCATCACCACGACTGGGGTTCGCAGCTCTAACGGTTGGGATCTGTCGGGAACCAAGTCGCACATTACGGGCGCGCACAAGGCAGACTTGGCCGTGGTCTTGGCGGTGACCGACCCTGAGGAAAACGCCCGTTCCGCGATGACCATGTTCCTCGTTCCCCTAGATGCTCCCGGAGTGGAGGTGAGACGCAGGCCAACCATCAATCGTTGGACTCTCTGTGACATAAACCTCGGCCAGGTTCGACTGGGCGACGACAGCGTATTGGGCGAGGTCGGCCAAGGGTGGTCGCAGGTAATGGCCGCCGTGGTCGCCGAGCGAGGATCTCTGGCCCACTACGGGTGGGCCGAGCTGTGGTTGCAACGCCTGCCCGCCGCGATTCCCTCGTGGGAACGATCCCGTCTGCACACCGCGGCGGCTCGAGTCCGAGCCTTTTGCCAGCGGCTGATCGACCTCGAGGAGACAGGCCAAGCAGTGGGCTACCAGGCCTCGGTAGTGAAGGTGGCCTCCACCGAGCTTCTCCAGGACATTGCCCGAACGGCCCGGACTTGGGCGGTACCAGGAGAAACCGACTGGACCGCCATGTTCGACCAAGGGCCCACGTACACCTATGACGCACTCGAGGCCATCCATCCCTCCATCTCGGTCGGTGCCAACGAGACCCATCGGGACATGATCGCCACTGCCCTGTTGGACAGCGATCTGTCCGTGTCCCTTCCCCTGCCAAATGTCGCCGACGATCCTGTTCTCGCAGCCTGCGTCGAAATGGCCGCTGATGCACGCCAGCTCTTGGCCCGAACCGCTCGGCACGCTCTGCACCGCCCGCTGTACGGCCGACAAGTGCAAGACTTCCAGGCCGCCCGCCATCGCTTCGTGGACATGGCCATCGCAGTCGAGGCGATGGAGCTCACCGTCGCCGAGGCCGCGCACTCCCCTACCGGTGTTGCCCGCGACTATCTGGTATCCGCAGCCAAAGTAACCGGGAACGAAGCCCTTTTGGACGTCATAGAGGGGGCTCACCAACTGCACGGAGCCGACGGGTACTACGAAGACCACTTCCTCGCGCCCTTCGCCCTTCGAGCATGGTCTGCCCAATCCCGAGGCGGAACCACCGCCGAACATTCAGAGCGCTTGGCTAGGCTGACTGCTTCGCAGACGGACCACTAG
- a CDS encoding Fur family transcriptional regulator: protein MTEQLRQSAEDREFLSELHAQIGSRLAQQGHRYTSGRRKLVEVLALSGQPMILPDIVEADPKLAQSSAYRNLDVLVRCGVIRRINVGGDHTYFELAEPLLGHHHHLICLICGSIEDVQFDSEIERLVDKSLNEISVRTGFTPATHSLDLHGHCADC, encoded by the coding sequence ATGACTGAGCAGCTACGACAGAGCGCGGAAGACAGGGAGTTCCTCTCCGAGTTGCACGCTCAGATCGGCAGCAGGCTGGCCCAACAAGGCCACCGGTACACCAGCGGCCGACGGAAATTGGTGGAGGTCCTAGCCCTCTCCGGCCAACCGATGATTCTGCCTGACATCGTGGAGGCAGATCCGAAGTTGGCTCAGAGTTCTGCCTATCGCAATTTGGACGTTTTGGTTCGCTGCGGTGTCATCCGACGAATCAACGTGGGGGGCGATCACACCTACTTCGAGTTGGCGGAACCGTTACTCGGTCACCACCACCACCTCATATGCCTGATCTGTGGCAGCATTGAAGACGTTCAATTCGACAGTGAAATCGAACGCCTGGTGGACAAGAGTTTGAATGAGATATCAGTCCGAACCGGATTCACCCCTGCCACCCACAGTCTCGACCTCCACGGACATTGCGCCGACTGCTGA
- a CDS encoding metal ABC transporter substrate-binding protein, translating to MLALIAAGCGNDDDAGGTGVPTVLATTSIWADVTANVACDGLAEVSTIIPPGGDPHAFQPSLSDRENMEDAALIVANGLFLEEGLEDTIDAVEDAGTPVFRVADHVSVIEFGSAMGHDEHDEDEHEDDHDDHEGHDHDEDEHEDDHDEDEGHDHDEDEHAEDDGHGHAHAHGSEDPHVWFDPIRVAEALPELSQALATQAGLDAVALDECVAAYHSELIALDAEVDAILASLHPEDRLLVTNHDALGYFADRYGFQVIGTVIPSGSTLAAASPAGLQELVELIDETGVAAIFSESTHSSDDTEALGREAGVQVVSLNTGSLGPADSSSGTYIGFIRTNVQKIAEGLG from the coding sequence GTGTTGGCGCTGATCGCTGCCGGTTGCGGGAACGACGATGATGCTGGCGGAACCGGAGTACCGACAGTCTTAGCCACGACGTCGATATGGGCTGATGTAACGGCCAACGTGGCCTGCGATGGACTGGCCGAAGTGTCCACCATCATTCCCCCTGGTGGCGACCCTCATGCCTTTCAGCCCTCGTTGAGTGATCGCGAGAACATGGAAGACGCCGCGTTGATAGTGGCAAACGGCTTGTTCCTGGAGGAGGGCCTAGAGGACACCATTGATGCGGTCGAAGATGCGGGCACACCAGTGTTTCGCGTGGCTGACCATGTCTCGGTAATCGAATTCGGCTCGGCGATGGGCCACGATGAGCACGACGAGGACGAGCACGAAGACGACCACGACGATCACGAGGGCCACGACCACGACGAGGACGAGCACGAAGACGACCACGACGAAGACGAGGGCCACGACCACGACGAAGACGAGCACGCCGAAGACGACGGCCACGGCCATGCGCACGCGCACGGAAGCGAAGACCCCCACGTATGGTTCGATCCCATTCGAGTTGCCGAAGCATTGCCCGAGCTCAGCCAAGCTCTGGCCACCCAGGCAGGCCTCGATGCCGTGGCCCTAGACGAGTGCGTTGCGGCGTATCACAGCGAGCTCATTGCTCTGGACGCTGAGGTCGATGCCATCTTGGCCTCGCTGCATCCTGAGGATCGCCTGTTGGTCACCAACCACGATGCCCTCGGTTATTTCGCCGATCGCTACGGGTTCCAGGTGATCGGGACGGTCATTCCCAGCGGCTCCACCCTGGCCGCGGCTAGCCCCGCGGGGCTCCAGGAACTGGTTGAGCTGATCGACGAAACCGGCGTGGCCGCCATCTTCTCGGAGTCGACACACAGTTCCGATGACACTGAAGCCTTGGGCCGAGAGGCCGGTGTGCAGGTGGTTTCCTTGAATACTGGATCGCTGGGTCCCGCGGATAGCAGCTCGGGCACCTACATCGGGTTCATACGTACCAACGTACAAAAGATCGCCGAAGGCCTTGGTTGA
- a CDS encoding metal ABC transporter permease has protein sequence MDFLTSPFDWWIEPFYDNVFMRNALWSGLLAVLATSTVGTWVVLRGMSFFGEALGHGVLPGIAIAFILGGDTMVGAVIAALIMVLGVNLIRAHSPLPEDSSIGLLYVGFLALAVVILSSRSGAYSGDITRFLFGSITGVTDSDLLRQLIIAGITLLGILVLHRAFLVMTFDEVQAQLLGLRPRVAHAALLALLAIAIVASFQAVGNLLVFAFLVAPPSTAAMLVRRVSAIMITAVILGSISVVVGLLISYHHDTAAGATMALGTVILFLITLLIRSLSGVYNVRLIT, from the coding sequence GTGGACTTTCTGACCAGTCCGTTCGACTGGTGGATCGAGCCCTTTTACGACAACGTCTTCATGCGGAATGCCCTGTGGTCAGGGCTGCTAGCGGTGTTGGCCACTTCCACGGTGGGAACGTGGGTGGTGCTTCGGGGGATGAGCTTCTTCGGGGAGGCCTTAGGCCATGGGGTGCTGCCCGGAATAGCCATCGCTTTCATCCTCGGGGGCGACACCATGGTGGGCGCGGTCATAGCCGCTCTGATCATGGTTTTAGGCGTCAACCTCATTCGGGCCCATTCGCCGTTGCCCGAAGACAGTTCGATCGGGCTGCTCTATGTGGGTTTCTTGGCCTTGGCGGTGGTAATTCTGTCCAGCAGGTCAGGGGCTTACTCCGGAGACATCACCCGATTTCTCTTCGGTTCCATCACTGGGGTGACCGACAGCGACCTCCTTCGCCAGCTCATTATCGCCGGAATCACCTTGTTGGGCATTCTGGTGCTCCATCGGGCCTTTCTGGTCATGACCTTCGACGAAGTACAGGCCCAGTTGTTGGGGCTTCGGCCCCGAGTGGCCCATGCCGCTTTGCTGGCGCTGTTGGCTATCGCCATTGTGGCGTCATTTCAGGCGGTCGGAAACTTGCTGGTCTTCGCGTTCTTGGTGGCCCCGCCGTCGACCGCGGCCATGTTGGTGCGACGGGTTTCTGCCATCATGATCACCGCGGTCATTCTCGGCTCTATCTCCGTTGTCGTTGGCCTGCTCATCAGCTACCACCACGACACCGCAGCAGGGGCGACCATGGCGCTGGGCACGGTGATCCTGTTCTTGATCACCCTGCTGATCCGATCGCTCTCTGGCGTCTACAACGTGCGGCTTATCACCTAA
- a CDS encoding MaoC/PaaZ C-terminal domain-containing protein, which produces MSEKPIPSVGDELPRMAIESVDAEKMKTMAALLADSNPIHWDVDTVKALGMGDQPVNQGPNNLGYVMNMLGDWAGGAERIQHIRVRFLDNVFAGDRLEAGGTVTSVGDDGAVSCDIWLARDGTHPVLAGTATLLLG; this is translated from the coding sequence GTGAGCGAGAAGCCAATTCCATCAGTGGGCGACGAGCTGCCCCGGATGGCGATCGAGTCGGTGGACGCCGAAAAGATGAAGACGATGGCCGCCCTGCTGGCCGATTCCAACCCCATCCACTGGGACGTCGACACCGTGAAGGCACTGGGCATGGGCGACCAACCGGTTAATCAAGGTCCCAACAACTTGGGCTACGTGATGAACATGCTGGGCGACTGGGCAGGTGGTGCCGAGCGCATTCAGCACATTCGGGTGCGATTCCTCGACAACGTATTCGCTGGTGACCGATTGGAAGCCGGCGGAACGGTCACTTCGGTCGGCGATGACGGCGCGGTGTCATGCGACATCTGGCTGGCCCGCGACGGTACCCATCCGGTGCTGGCTGGAACCGCCACCCTGTTGTTGGGTTAG